CAAGCCGTGATTGGGCCAGAGTTCCATGCCGCGGTGGCAGGCTTTCGTCAATACCAGTTCTCCTACCTCGTTGTACAGCCGGAGTACAAAGTTGCCGTTTACCTGTAGCCGGATGTCATCACCTATATGCACCGGATTGTTGAGGATGATGACCAGCGGTTTTACCGGGGGGTCGGTATTGTCAAATACAACTTTCATATGCTGTTGTGCCAAGCCTTCTTAGTTACATGCACACATCAATACAGGCATGTGCACCTGAGGGTTGGTATTCTTTGTTTGCTGTGGTTGAATAATTGCCTGAATGGCAGCGGTATGTTGTTGTTTTACCCCATGCTGTATTGCTTGCCATCGTACTGGTACAAATTTACAAACAGGCGGAGCTGAAAAGCATGACATTCATACGTCGGTGGTTTCATTTCGTGGAATACGAACCAAAAGCCGGACCTTTACAACGGTTTTTTGGATGCGAAAACCAATGGTGAATGAGCAAGTGGATGCAACTATTTTTGACAGACTGACAGCTATACTTTTTTGCCTATGTTGTTATATATATCATTAACCACCATTTTGCTGTCGTTGCTATTGTTGTTCTTCAACTGGCGAAGGCAAACAAGTACGGTATACCTCAGTCTGGCATTTATTTTTCTTTCTGTGTATGGCATTACCCATTACCTCATTGTGTATGGCGACTCTGCTTTTTGGCTGGCAATATTTTATAATCATCCGGCACCATTGTATTTGTTGATTGGGCCGCTGTTGTTTTTTTATGTACGGGGTACCCTTACCGATAACCACCGGCTCAGGCGCTGGGACTGGCTGCATTTTGTGCCGGCGCTGATTCATTTTATTGGCATCATTCCCTGGTGTATGCAATCTTTTGCAGCGAAGGAAAAACTCATGCACAATGTGTTGCACAACATGGATGCGATGGCAGACATTCAGGCCAATCTTTTCTTCAATATGTCTACGGCATTCAGCTTGCGGCTGTTGTCGCTGGGTGTATATGTGGTAGCAAGTATGTTGTTGGTGGGCCGGTATTGGTTGCAGCGCCGGCAGCGGCACAATGTGCCCACGGCACAGTCGGCCCTTACGCTGCGCTGGCTTGTATTGTTGTTGGCTACCATGTTGCTCATTGCCATCAATATGGGCATCATGACGGGCAATTTTTTGCAAAAAGGACTGGCCGATACCATTCGGCATTTTGCGACGCTCTACATCATTACAGGGGTGGTGTATTCGTTGCTGGCCATCTGGATGTTGTTGTTTCCGCAGGTATTGTATGGCCTGCCTGCCATGCAGTTGCCTGTACCGCCTGCCGTACCTGCCGGCACAGTAGCAGCAGTTGCGCCGGTCAAAACAAAGACCGTGTCTAAAGTGCCGGCCACCTTGCAGGAAGAAAATCCATTCAAGGCACTGGAGGCAAAAATCCAGGCGCACCTGCAAACGGAAAAACCGTACATCCAACCCGACTTCGATATTTACCAATTGTCGAAAGCGTTGGGTGTGCCTTTGCATCATTTGTATTATTGTTTTAATGAAGTGATGCACACCAAATTTGCTACCCTGCGTATGCAATACCGGGTGGCACATGCACGGCAATTGCTGCAATCGGGGCAAACGGCCAACTATACCATCGAAGCCATTGCTCATCAATCAGGCTTTCAATCCAAATCGAGTTTTTACAAAGCATTCAAAGAAGTAACCGGCATGCTGCCTTCTGAATTTGTAGCCAAGGTAGAAGCCGGTGAACTGGAAGATGATGCGGTAGCATAATCCGCTAAGCGGTCGTTACAATCTGTTTACACAACGGTAATAATTCCTTCATCTGGAAGGCTGCATCTTGCACGTCTAATGGCGACATGCTGTCTGTCTTTTAAGGACGGATGCATCTTCTTATTTTATTCAACCAAGAGCGTTTGATTACAACGACCACATGATTATGCAACGGAGAAATTTTTTGAAAGGACTGGGTTTGATTTCGGCAGGCAGCCTGCCTGCATTGCCCGCATTGAGCAATGGCTTTCGCTTTGATAGAATGCTGAAAGGAAAAGTACACAGCAAAGGCAAAGGTCTGGCCAATGTGGGTGTGAGTGATGGGTTTCAAATAGTGAATACTGCTAAAGATGGCAGCTATCAATTGCAGGCGCATCCCAATGCTTCGCATGTGTTTGTGATATTGCCGGCGGGCTATCACATTCCGCATGAAAAAGGCATTGCCCGTTTTTATGCGCCTATTAAAAACGAAGGCGTACAAACTGCTGATTTTGCTTTGGAACCCATTGCCGGCGGCGATGAGGAACATGCCTTTATTGTATGGGGCGATACCCAAATTTGGGACAAAGAAGATGCGCAACAACTGGTGCAGGTAAGTGCCCCGGATACAAAAGCCGCCGTGGCTGCATTGGGCAGCCTGCCTGTGTTTGGCATTGGTTGTGGCGATTTGGTGTTCGATAAATTTGAACTCTTTGACGATTATAAAAAAGCAGTGGAAGTAACCGGTATTCCTTTCTTTCAGGTAATTGGCAACCACGACATGGACCTCACTGCCCGCACCGATGATCAGTCGCAGCAAACATTCAAACAGCAGTTTGGCCCTACCTATTATTCATTCAATCGTGGCGCCATTCACTACGTGGTACTCGATGATGTTTTCTTCATTGGTATGGCTAAAAAATACATCGGCTATATTACCGAAGCACAACTGGCCTGGCTGGAAGAAGATTTGAAACGGGTGCCTGCAGGTTCAACCGTAGTGGTGAGCTTGCACATTCCCACTGATACAGGTATGGCCGAGCGGCAAAAGAAAAAAGAAGAAGAGCTGGGAGGCATCGTTGCCAACCGGGCTGCTTTGTATGCCATGCTCAAACCTTACAAAGTGCACATCATGAGTGGGCACACTCACTTCAATGAAAACTGGGAGAAAGACAACATCATGGAGCACAACCATGGCACCGTTTGTGGTGCCTGGTGGACCGGCCCCGTGTGTGGTGATGGATGTCCTCCGGGCTATGGTGTGTACAAGGTAAAAGGCAATGAACTGACCTGGCATTATCAATCTGTAGGTAAGGCGGCCAACCATCAGCTGCGGTTGTACAAAGCGGGCAGTGTGCCCGAGCAGGCCAATGCTGTAATAGCTAACGTATGGAACTACGACCCCGCATGGAAGGTTGAATGGTGGCTCGATGGAAAAGCCATGGGGGCGCTGCAACCTTTTGTAGGCCTCGATCCGCTGGCGAAAGAACTGTACCTCGGCAATAAACTGCCTGCTAAACACAAGTGGGTAGAACCAGTGCTCACCAATCATTTATTTGCTACTGCTGCCGTGCAATCGGGGCAAACGATTGTAGTAAAAGCTACCGATCGTTTTGGTAAGCTGTTTGAAGAAAGCATTACCGCCTAACTGAAAATAAGACCACATTTTTTACCCTGCATTACTGGTATTATCCATGTAGTGCGGGGTAAAGTTGTTGTGTAACGGTCATGCATTGCAGCTGACTTGTTTTTGAATTATCTCATTAATACAAGGTTCACATTGGCATAACTATTCGGTAACACGCCAGTGCAACTTTCGCCGTCGAATGCAACAGCATTGTGTACAGCATAAATGTATCAGCGTGGGCTGTGTGTATCTAACTGTCTTTTTCTTTTTCAACTACATAAATTTTTTGTCATGCAACATGTGAAGCATTGGTGCCACATGGTTTTATTGTTGTTATTGCTGCTTAGTCCGGCGCTGCTCATGGCGCAGACTGCAGAAAAAGTTACGTTGTCAGGACAAGTGTCTGACTCTGTGCAGGCCCCGCTTGCAGGTGTAACCATAGCAGTTGGCAACAAAGCCATTGGCGCCTCACAACCCGATGGTAAGTTTACCGTACAGGTAACCAAAGGCGCTAAAGTAATTTTTAGCTCTGTGGGGTATCAGCCACATACACACACGGCCAAAGCAGATGTGGCTTCACTCAAAATTGTGTTGAAACCAACTGCCAATACTTTGGGAGAAGTTGTGGTAACGGCATTGGGCATCACCCGTCAGGAAATGGCACTGGGTTATTCTGCCACCACGGTGCAGGGTGAGCAACTCACGGATGCCCGTTCTGCCAACTGGACCGATGCCTTGTCGGGTAAAGTAGCGGGCCTCAATATGGTGCGTTCCGGCTCTGGCCCTACCGCTACCAACAAAATTATTTTGCGTGGCGAGAACAATTTGACCGGTGATAATGAAGCGTTGATTGTTGTAGATGGTGTGGTTATCAACCAGGGTAGTGGCCGACGTACAGCCATTGCTGGTGAGAATGTGTACGGTACTGGTAGCGATAACATGCCAGTGGACTACGGCAGCAGCCTCAACGATTTGAACCCCGATGATATTGAATCTGTAACCGTATTGAAAGGCCCCGGTGCAGCAGCATTGTATGGCCAGCGGGGTGCCAATGGTGCGGTCATCATTACTACCAAATCGGGCAGCAGCAAAAAGAAAGGACTCGG
The Phnomibacter ginsenosidimutans genome window above contains:
- a CDS encoding helix-turn-helix domain-containing protein; translation: MLLYISLTTILLSLLLLFFNWRRQTSTVYLSLAFIFLSVYGITHYLIVYGDSAFWLAIFYNHPAPLYLLIGPLLFFYVRGTLTDNHRLRRWDWLHFVPALIHFIGIIPWCMQSFAAKEKLMHNVLHNMDAMADIQANLFFNMSTAFSLRLLSLGVYVVASMLLVGRYWLQRRQRHNVPTAQSALTLRWLVLLLATMLLIAINMGIMTGNFLQKGLADTIRHFATLYIITGVVYSLLAIWMLLFPQVLYGLPAMQLPVPPAVPAGTVAAVAPVKTKTVSKVPATLQEENPFKALEAKIQAHLQTEKPYIQPDFDIYQLSKALGVPLHHLYYCFNEVMHTKFATLRMQYRVAHARQLLQSGQTANYTIEAIAHQSGFQSKSSFYKAFKEVTGMLPSEFVAKVEAGELEDDAVA
- a CDS encoding calcineurin-like phosphoesterase C-terminal domain-containing protein → MQRRNFLKGLGLISAGSLPALPALSNGFRFDRMLKGKVHSKGKGLANVGVSDGFQIVNTAKDGSYQLQAHPNASHVFVILPAGYHIPHEKGIARFYAPIKNEGVQTADFALEPIAGGDEEHAFIVWGDTQIWDKEDAQQLVQVSAPDTKAAVAALGSLPVFGIGCGDLVFDKFELFDDYKKAVEVTGIPFFQVIGNHDMDLTARTDDQSQQTFKQQFGPTYYSFNRGAIHYVVLDDVFFIGMAKKYIGYITEAQLAWLEEDLKRVPAGSTVVVSLHIPTDTGMAERQKKKEEELGGIVANRAALYAMLKPYKVHIMSGHTHFNENWEKDNIMEHNHGTVCGAWWTGPVCGDGCPPGYGVYKVKGNELTWHYQSVGKAANHQLRLYKAGSVPEQANAVIANVWNYDPAWKVEWWLDGKAMGALQPFVGLDPLAKELYLGNKLPAKHKWVEPVLTNHLFATAAVQSGQTIVVKATDRFGKLFEESITA